One segment of Chionomys nivalis chromosome 3, mChiNiv1.1, whole genome shotgun sequence DNA contains the following:
- the Trafd1 gene encoding TRAF-type zinc finger domain-containing protein 1, with protein MAEFPDDQAARLCDNCKKEIPVFNFTIHEIHCQRNIGVCPVCKEPFPKSDMDIHMATEHCQVTCKCNKKLEKRHLQQHTETECPLRLAVCQHCDLELSVLKLKEHEDYCGARTELCGSCGRNVLVKELKTHPEVCGRVEEEKRNEAAIPPDAYDESWSQDGIWIASQLLRQIEALDPPMRLPGRPLRAFELDPFHSRTVSQRNTTAHFPVQNNLVEEQERQERNRSQQSSRESAENNAHLDFMLALSLQNEGQASSMAEQGFWGSVPEADPAHGGSTSLGDIKGAADETLLPCEFCEELYPEELLIDHQTSCNPSHALRSLNTGSSSIRGAEDPGVIFQNFLQQATSNQLDTLMGLSNTAAVEDSVIIPCEFCGVQLEEEVLFHHQEQCDQRPATANYHAMEGIPTQDSQPEDTSPELPRRRIKHQGELSSGYMDAVKQEAAKGSTYSLSPSRTMNNVTTCNPLLNSASGSRSECQPSPPHVLKLNNSDSQDIRGRNRGSQNGPVTSGHAPVIHSIQNLYPENLAPSFPQGPPGRYGASGRSEGGWSSRVTPAAASYHSRSPKAKPPKQQEAGDAEEEEE; from the exons CAAAAAGGAAATTCCTGTGTTTAATTTTACCATCCATGAAATCCACTGTCAAAGGAACATTGGGGTGTGCCCTGTCTGCAAGGAACCATTTCCCAAATCTGACATGGACATTCACATGGCCACAGAGCACTGTCAG GTGACATGCAAATGTAACAAGAAGTTGGAGAAGAGGCACTTACAGCAGCATACG GAGACTGAGTGTCCTCTGCGACTTGCTGTCTGTCAGCACTGTGATCTGGAGCTTTCTGTTCTCAAGCTAAAGGAGCATGAAGATTACTGTGGCGCCCGGACAGAGCTGTGTGGCAGTTGTGGGCGCAATGTGCTTGTGAAAGAGCTGAAGACCCACCCTGAAGTCTGTGGGAGagtggaggaggaaaagagaaatgaggcTGCCATCCCTCCTGATGCCTATGATGAGTCTTGGAGTCAGGATGGAATCTGGATTGCATCCCAGCTCCTCAGACAGATTGAGGCCCTGGACCCTCCCATGAGACTCCCTGGAAGGCCCCTGAGAGCCTTTGAGTTGGACCCTTTCCACAGTAGGACTGTCAGCCAGAGGAACACGACAGCCCATTTTCCAGTTCAGAATAATCTGG TTGAAGAACAAGAAAGGCAGGAAAGGAATAGAAGTCAGCAGTCGTCAAGAGAGAGTGCTGAAAATAATGCACACTTGGACTTCATGTTGGCCCTGAGTCTGCAGAATGAGGGACAGGCCTCCAGCATGGCAGAACAGGGCTTCTGGGGGTCTGTGCCTGAGGCGGATCCAGCACATGGTGGGTCCACTTCTCTGGGTGACATAAAGG GTGCGGCTGATGAGACTCTGCTGCcctgtgagttctgtgaggagCTGTATCCAGAGGAACTGCTCATTGACCATCAG ACAAGCTGCAACCCTTCACATGCCTTACGTTCACTCAATACTGGCAGCTCTTCCATCAGGGGGGCAGAGGATCCTGGTGTCATCTTCCAGAACTTTCTACAGCAGGCAACAAGTAACCAGTTAGACACTTTAATGGGCCTGAGCAACACAGCTGCTGTGGAAGACAGCGTTATCATCCCCTGTGAGTTCTGTGGGGTACAGCTGGAAGAGGAGGTGCTGTTCCATCATCAG gagCAGTGTGACCAACGCCCAGCCACAGCAAACTACCATGCAATGGAGGGCATCCCTACACAGGATTCCCAGCCTGAAGACACTTCACCAGAGCTGCCCAGGAGGAGGATCAAACACCAGG GAGAACTGTCTTCAGGCTACATGGATGCTGTCAAGCAGGAAGCAGCAAAAGGCTCCACTTACTCGCTGTCTCCCAGCAGAACCATGAACAACGTTACTACCTGTAACCCACTGTTGAACTCAGCATCAGGCTCCAGATCTGAGTGCCAGCCTAGCCCTCCTCACGTGCTGAAGCTCAACAACTCAGACAGCCAGGACATTCGAGGGCGGAATCGAGGCAGCCAGAATGGGCCTGTAACATCTGGGCATGCTCCAGTGATCCACTCTATTCAAAATCTCTATCCAGAAAACCTTGCGCCCTCTTTTCCTCAGGGCCCCCCTGGGAGATATGGAGCCAG